ggtgaagaaataaattattacgattatttgaacattattatgattttatttttactttaaagtCAAACCAATACATTGAACTCAAACGTTTTACTTAGGCATGTTACACACACTTCACAGAGACAGAGTTCAGTACAGAGTCACCAGTGCCTTGCCAatcacacatattattatttagtctatTTCATTGACAAATAACACACCCCCTCAATGAAATAAcccaaaaaaaattatcaaacaaaaaaacaaagtaagttATAGGAAAAATAACATAGTTCAAAAAGTGATTCAAAGGTTTTGAGTCAattgtagttattattattttcttggctTTAGCGtccttcaaattgaaaatagaaattctTTTCTTTACTAGGGTCGTTTGTTTTAATTCTTTTCCATTAACAATATCACTAAGTCCTTGAGAGTCgacaaaaattttaattttaaatttccacaTTTGAAAGTCTTCATCGTTGGATAGCTTCCAACCATACCCAAGTCCGAATCACTGGAACCAGCCATTTTTCTTTGAACTCGATTGCCTTACCTGATTTTCTTTTGGgtattttacttttacttttaatGTTTTTACTAGAGTTCAATCACTTCACCGGTATTACTATTTTAGAGTTGAATCTCCGAACTTCCATTGTTGTCTTGCACGAGAGTATTTAGGTTAAAGTAATTTTTTTACTTGCACACGAAAGATCCAGCCTGGGCCCATAACCTGTTCTAGCAATGTCCTATTGATTCTTTCTGCCTTTCCATTTAATTCTGGAGTGTATGGAATGGTGAAATCCATGAAAATCCCTCTATTTTGACACCAATCCTTGATTTTATTACTAGAATATTCCCCACCATTATCACaccgaaattttgaaattttagaatgCCATTTTGCCTCTACTTCAGCTACAAATTGTTTCATTATATCAAATAcctcacttttattttgaataagaaatacCATGACAAAATGTGTGAAATCATCTAGAAAAGTAACCATGTATCTTTTATTGTCCCAACTTACCGGGGTAATAGGCCCACAAACATCAGTATGTACTATTTCAAGGGTCTTGTTGCCCTTTCCCTGACTGTTTTAAAAGGTTGCCTTGTTTGGCGAGCAGACAAGCATGTTTCACATGGGTTTTTTGAAAAGTCatcaattttagttttaatATTCATTCCCTCACTAAGATTTATGAGCTTTTTCATGTTATCTACACCATTTATCATTGACAAATAACATAAGGAACATTCCAATAAATGTGAAATATagagttattaatattttataaagatgaaattaataatcaattctaaTACAGTTCATGTATAGTAATTTATGCTTTTCATCTtcaaaatttactaaaaatcaaatCCAAGATTGAACTCaatttgaaacactgattcatGGAAATCCTAAAGCCAGTGGAGAAAGCCAAACTATTTCAAATTTCCCGGTCTCAATAATTGGTACACGACGTcgtattcataaaatattttttctcaaactACTTTGTTCCAATTCATATAGCTGTTCTAAAACATATTTTCAtcacagataatttaattttcaagcTTTTTTAATAAGAATAGTTGTTTTTATTATTCCGAGATTTTCCAAATGAAAAGATGTTTTGTCATGTCTGCTCTGATAAGATTGAAGGTTACGTTAGtgaccaaagaccttaaagatgcaataaatctctttaaggtctttgttaGTGACAGTGAACCTTAACCTTGTTTAGATTATAATTAGCTGCAATATTTGTAGAGCTTTGATAGAATAActtcatttaaaattaatttttcagaattttaaaaatgtttcctGCTTCAAAAATTGTTGTAAACTGTTCAAAATTGGGCTTTACCAACAAGTTGTTTGCTCAAACTATCTTATCGTCCAGATTCAGTTCATGTGCCGGTAAGTATTTTACAATACTTCTTTATCAAAATGATTGAGCTACATAATagtttttcttaaaatttgaCCGTCTTCCAAAACAGTTTTGGAAGTTACTGTTCAATATATTACGGGTTCCGAGTTAGTTGCGTGATAAGTTAACCTTACCAAAGGCAGCTgaaatctttcttcttcttttttgtttttcttttcttcagaccaattcaataattgatagatGACTAATTCAATATAACtatatatttcattattactatattcacatacaaaatttataactttGAAGCGTTTTTTATTCAGAAAGTTTCAAGGAGCAGTACTAAAATAGACAGAAGTAAAAACTGTACattaaaactaatatttttaaatatcagatcattatttaataaaattgacaTACTAGAATAACTTCTGTGTGAGCAGTCACCCTAAATAGTGTGCCTTGCTGAAACCTGGCTGGATAAGCATaaaagtaaatatttgaaaataagtgGATTTACAAAAATAACGGAATATATTAGAGAGGATAGAATTGGCGGTGGAGTAGCGATTTTTGGTGTAAGTAAACATTCTACTTTTAAGATACACCCAATAAATAAAATCCAAGATATATCAGCTGATGGAGTAATAGAGGTATGCGGTGCCATAGTGAATTGCAAGAAAAAAACTTTTCTGATTTTAAATGTCTACAGACCACCAAATGCAAATACATATTTGGAGTTCTTGGAGAGACTCGATGAGTTGATAAGTATGATGAGGGACAGTTACGGATTCCCAATTGTTCTATGTGGTGATTTAAATGTGGATAACTATATCGAAAGCTGGCAAAGGGAATATTTATGTGATGTATTAGATTCTTATGGATTACATATAGCTGCTAAATACACTACTAGAGAAAGGAGTCAACTTGACTATTTCATCACAGATCTTCAAGCATataaatacaaaacaaatacaTTACCACCACTATTATCAGACCACAGTATACTTGTATTTAACATAATGATGGAATTGGATAACGACGTGAAGAGAAGAGTTGAAAGAAGGAAATTAAACCCTTCAAATCTTGAATTATTCCAGCGAATGATGGGGCTTCAGACCTGGCCTATGAACAATGACTGCATGAATGTTGAATATCTCTTTGAAGACTTTTATAAAACTTTTCTACATGTTTTAACAATTGTTTTCCTAAAACTAACTTTTACATTAAAGACAAGTCTCAGGTCAAGTTGaatacaaatgaaataaaaaactcaaaaGACAACTTGAAAGAGCTGTATTGTTGAAGCAGAAATACAACAAACAATCAAAATGAAATCAAGTTGGAATACAATAGAGCTAAAACAATGCATGATAAACTGATAAAATTAGCAAAGAAAGAGTATTTTAAATCAAGAATAGGAAATTCAAAAACCATAAATAAGGAAGCTTGTAGCATAAATAAGGAAGCTACATTTACAGTTGTACAATCTAACAAATTGTTATTTTCCAGCTCCGTCATTTGAGTTCATATTGACCGAGAAGAAAGGCGAGAAGTGCAACGTGGGCCTGATCACCCTCAACCGCCCGAAAGCGTTGAATGCCCTGTGCGACAAACTCGTGTCGGAACTGAGTCAAGCAGTCGAACATTTCGATAACGATGACTCCGTTGGAGCTCTCGTCATCACAGGAAGTGAAAAGGCGTTTGCTGCAggtgaatttttattttttctacaaaaaaACATAGTAAAAGCGTTTGACAATCCCAAGATTACCCAAGGTGATTTATGACCTTgtcataaattaaatttaaactttgaagcCCGTCCATTAAGTTCTAAAATGCATATTCTGagtattcaattcatttgaattgtGAGATCCAGCTTGCGCTGGATATACAGTATATCGtcatagaaaaattgaaaacactCATGTCCATAAAAATTTTACATATTCAAGATGGTATGTCAAATAGGTGGACGAAACTTGTCCACcctaaacctagcgccgcagtgcaggatggtttcttacagcttggcgttgttgtcattcgagatgggtgtctggcttggaagtgtttcggccgcattgcaggatgactgttaacggttgccggaagatcaacagctggatttttttcgttatttttcgtgatagagaaattctgattgcagattcgttctcagcgaccccaagtttagcctaaaggttcagaatgtcaacaatgtttttaaataattgaaaatcatcatgaaaagtcatttgATATGGTAGTACACAACGTTTCTggtaactttttactggtgactggagttattattgacacacaaaaatcaaaataatcgtgagaaagaaaactgctggtgaacgcgaataagaccgccactccattgttctattgtctcggctgcttggctgagcctggctggagggatcaaataaccgactggtttgatctttcgtctgtccgctaagcggaactacgccgaccattgctgggtggaagatgttactgcgtcCGCtagcattcccaccaacgctgctattatttactgtctcagcgcctagtccgattcagccaagcaaccagcctgaACTGCGGAGCTAGGTAAAGAGTAGAGAGGGAGGCTAAGCAGTTTATCTTGCAGTGCCTCTACTTTTGTTATAAAGCCTTTTCTTTTCAATGTCCAGTTATTTAAAGGTTATTTTAAGCagctctcaccagcgggcagaGAGTtatctttttgctggtgatgcctagaaatattataattatttcagtttttCTTCATGTATATGCATGTATGTGTAACTGTATTAggtacattttatttttatttttgcacATGTATGTATATGACAGTATGAgtaaattgtttgttttctttttggaaataaatgaatttgaatatttttttgaatgctttttattttccaattcacaaattaTTCACGAGTGTATTGAGCAGTTCTGAAGTTGTGAAGCATATTCTGAGTAGTACTAGTTctgaaaaaattgtataaaaagcataATTCTGAGTAGTAGTTCTGAAAAATTGTCTAAAAAGCATATTTTATTCTGAGTAGTATTTCTGAAAAAATGGTCTAAAAAGCATATTATTCTGAGTAGTAGCTCTGAAAAAATGGTCaaatctttttaaaaaaaaaaaaattttgagtcCAATGCAACCGGTTACTTGTTTTGGTTTTCAGGTGCTGACATCAAAGAAATGCAGAGCCAGACATTCTCAAGTAACGTGAAGAAAGGTCTTTTGAAAGATTTCGAAAAGATAAGAGGATGCAGGAAACCTATCATTGCCGCTGTCAATGGTTTTGCTGTAAGTGCATTAGTAAATATTTTCAAGTGTATAGTGTGTAGAAAaacttaattcaatttttaaaattgttttcaattctatttatatttcttAAGACGCCACCTGAGAGAATTTCCCAGGCATTAAAACACGTACgcatttatagaatagaatgacttttttatttgttgacgtggcgaagtttgctCATTAATGtctactctaccacttaaccacgtcgttagcaaagaatacaaatacattacaaaatatGCAGTAGATAGAtgccttttatttacactttacaatttcaaaagtgatgtgggcgaaattgaggcaatagaagccccctcttccacttaacccacGAGATAATAAGTCAGTACAGAGATAATAAACATTTCGAaacaaatttacaataaaataaagtaaataTGAGAGTTTAATATCGGAAAATGAAAGCCTTGAAAATgagttttcttcaataaattaaatctaGAAAGATATACATGAGctgaatgttttttttattattttgatattgcTACTTGAAAGTTTAGGTCACTTAGGACACTTGAGAATGGGATAAATACCCGAAACTAGTCGTGTCGGCAAtagaataattgaccgagcgaagagaggtctaagattcaagtcgacggtttggcatttctcttaatgtttaaatgtttgaatgtttatatgttgcgcatttacggcgaagcacggtaatagattttcatgaaatttgacaggtatgttccttttttaattacgcgtcgacgtatatgtaaggtttttggaaattttgcttttcaaggataatataaaaggaaaaaggagcctctattagagtaaaaatcagactatagaattatcataaatcatctgacaagtgattacacagatgtgtggagtagccagtctattgctgtatttccataaggtctatagtttcaatcaggtacttgtggatgagaatactgcgtgaggtctactgttcacagaactactagtataatataattgaatatttttttcgtCGGCAATAAAATTATACGTCCTACTAGAGTAACATTCCATCAAGACAGGATGGATTTGAATGTATGTAGAAGACAATTCACTTACTTATCACACAGAGGCTGATAAATCTTGTTCCTACTCATTTTGTTGCCAATATGAGCCGGAGCAAAACACTAAACTGCGAGATTGAGGAATAGATAataccaaataaaactgaagaaaaaatcttctaGGCACCTACTGTTTcttgttttatgttttatttttttgatcatagaataatttattattttgtgttactaacttttatctaatttatcatttactgatctaaaaaattatattttgtttgtaaattccACTAATCATTGTTTCTTATTTGGTTGTAagttcttagtttatattgaactagccgtcaggctcgcttcgctcgccatatccgtatagccagggggctccgccccctggacccccgactggatcgtccaagaatgagatcagcaggctcgcttcacccgcctgcatttttcatttgggcatttttatcatatgttaggacaatccagtcgggggtccagactaaacgtctggccaaacggatatggcgagcgaagcgagcctgacggctagtaatattatattcccaggattgaagtagcagtgccaatcaatttttccgcgataaatgcatttaaatcttcaacttggtgccaatctaacaaaattattatttagttaccatttaacaactgtttcgaagaggtactctctataGAATAAAGTTTagtctatattaacatatggtatggacaaagtcaactcaacttaataccAACCTGACAAACTTATTAaatagttgccagttaacaactgtttcgaagaggtactctatctagattatagttctatagtaacatatgatatggaaatttcaattataatattattataaagagattgggagaagaagaatatacatgctaaagacgaacttcaaaccttaaaaacaacccttagagttaaaatatttccaaaagatttcttagtgcgcctctaaagggccaactaaacatacctactaaatttgaacgtttttggtccggtagatttttagttatgcgagtgagtgagtgagtgagtgagtgagtgagtgagtcagtcagtgagtgagtgccatttcgcttttatatatatatagatagatagatatattctgcaacttaggtctacgcacaggttttaccttgtaggctactaatccttgaacatatttttttatatattttaatatatataaaatatattatatattataatattataattataatatataatattatatttttatatataatatatattatatatataatatattatatattattttttatatataaaaagtattttatatattttaatagtatttttcttgtattatttttagatgtgataatattatattattattataattgtgtatgtttttgagaaaataaatttgaatttgaatacggTATAAGAGTGCaagtgattatttgtatttaatcTTATTGTTTCTATTCAGTTGGGAGGAGGCAACGAACTGGCAATGCTGTGTGACATAATCTACGCGGGCGACAAGGCGAAATTCGGCCAGCCGGAAATCAACATCGGGACAATCCCGGGTGCCGGGGGCACTCagcgcattgccaagagctgtgGCAAGTCGAAGGCCATGGAAATGTGTCTCACTGGATCGCCAATCAATGCACAAGAAGCCGAATCTATGGGTGAGACCAACTACGATCAGATCACCTTTGTTAGATGgaaagaaataatattctttattcattcatacaatgggccatatgaataaagttgagcatttgcttatacttctaaaatatggagcatttgcttcattttctatgaataaaagtgagcaaaaccttttgctcatgttcatcaaaaaaatagtttgagcatttgctcaaaagtaaaagctttttctcaaaattgtatgaataaactagagcatttgctcaacttttgaaggtgagtctagtctagagcagtttatcaccttttgctcatagtaaaatggctcaactaattcgtttgaggaagaggaaactataccagatacgatcacaaccaatagttgagaactataaaactctttttagattcaaccctgatacatatcaccattatccctacaaaagaataaatacaaaagatagccatcacaaaataggaaataggtatttaagaagatgaaagagtagacgattataagaaggctattgatattataagaatatgctgaagattattatagagatgacatttttcacgctattatttcaaaattctaaactcaactatcctaaaactctattcataaatagaaaacagagcagacgacgcaaatacaagcggtgcaccctatttgcatatttagcgcttccgtgagctataaaaacagactaaggctacaaaagcgaatcagctgatgaaaaatctctaaaatacgtgagcatttgctccagagttcaggagcataaggtaagagtataaggtaaagcttattcatataaaaatgagcaaatgcttttgcttctaccttttgctcatgagcaaaaccttatgctccttgctcttgctcatgagcatttgctctggttttattcatatgggccaataagtacatcatcaaagtgatagggagaggaaaaataaggaaaccttgtgctattcctctcccaattttagataacacatagtccgaaataggttaagtcttgtagttcttcaattcacaaaattttcagtcctgaAGCATTTTCTCAAagtaaatattcaaattttgatgcttcaaaactagaaatatttcacattattataactaaaataggaaatatccACATATTAAAaaagaattaccgaaaaacaaacttaattctaaataatatggTACATTACATTCGTTCAAATGCTAATGTGTACTTAGTAAtcatcaaacgaaaatccaaatgaaCTACTATCAACTACAGATAATTCAATCACGAGGAAAAGCTTGAAATTGCAGCCGCCTTGAGAGGCCCGTGATTTTTGTTGTGACTTGACCATCTATACCAGTGATGGGCAAACGTTTCAAGGAGAGGGCgggatgaaataaaatatatgcTGGCGGGCCACAAAATAGTactataacaaaaaaaaaacatgcatgataaaccAATTGATTTTCATAGACAAGTAAAATAAGATAAAAACTCATTCATATTAGCAGTCTTTGGAAGACTCATTCCAAACAAGACAAGCTATGAAATGCTCGTAAATCTATGTGAAGCAAAAGAAGGCTGTTATTCATACTGAAACAATAGGCAATATTCCCAGTCTGTTAAATGTATTTCCAAACTTGTACATTTTAGGTAACAGATAATCTGTTTCAAGTCCTGTTGTTTTCCCCTTTTTATTCGTTTTTTAGGGGTGATCAAAACAACGTCGCGGGCCGTAATTTGCCCATCACTGGTCTATACcgttaagggccgtttgcacagtgaaatCTTGAACTAAATTGAATCAGCTTATGGCTTAATctcaaaattaatcaaattgtaaGAAATTAAACTTAATTTATAGGTTTTTTTTTATACAGTTTAAACTGAGATTTCGTTTAAACTGGAACTATGAAAACGGCTTTAGACTTCTGATTAtgcaaatattaacaacaggGAAACAGCTAGAGGGAAATTAATACGGGAAAAAATAATCATGTTTTGATAGTAGCACTCCTTCTAATTGTTCTTCCTGTTGTCAAAAGTCTTCGGAGGAAAGCGATTAatatgaatttttgtattattgttgatGAAATAATCCTCgattacttctttttataaatcCAGTCTCCATTCGAATAACTTTTTAACTAACAATCAACTGCTGTTTCTACTGTCTGGTTAGCTACAAATTGTATATGTTTTCTTCAGAATACATTAGCTTCATATTTTTCCACTAGTAAAAAGATGAATCTTCTACTCAAATCTAGTTCTCCTGAAGATCTTTACAAAGTTGATAGTCCTAAAtgagttttttcaaaaactgattCATTTAATTAGTTAACAAGAATTCAGTATAACTAATATTTCTGATAAATTATCCATTACGAACACTAATATTCACATAACTTCTATCAGGCATTCCTGTCGTAAACGTAATAAACACTAAATATATAGTCATACTTtgatttattgttgaataatacaaaaataaacttAGGTCACAAGAGTGACTAAATTCGGCGGTGTTGAGGTGAGGTTGCTCAAGTTGTCATATTAAAACTTTCATTTactattgattaatttaattttgtataaaCTAATCAacttaggcgggatgcacaccggagaaacgcatttcgtgaagccctctttcatgaaacttgtttcatgcaatccgtttcactcgcgcatgcatacaaaagaaacg
The genomic region above belongs to Nilaparvata lugens isolate BPH chromosome 5, ASM1435652v1, whole genome shotgun sequence and contains:
- the LOC111059501 gene encoding enoyl-CoA hydratase, mitochondrial-like, whose protein sequence is MFPASKIVVNCSKLGFTNKLFAQTILSSRFSSCAAPSFEFILTEKKGEKCNVGLITLNRPKALNALCDKLVSELSQAVEHFDNDDSVGALVITGSEKAFAAGADIKEMQSQTFSSNVKKGLLKDFEKIRGCRKPIIAAVNGFALGGGNELAMLCDIIYAGDKAKFGQPEINIGTIPGAGGTQRIAKSCGKSKAMEMCLTGSPINAQEAESMGLVSKVFPADKLVDEAIKTAEKISSHSPLIVALCKESVNTAFETTLTEGLRYEKKIFYATFATEDQKEGMGAFVEKRKPNFKNN